The DNA sequence GAAAACCTGTCACTGCTTCAAAGGAGGAGTTGAGAAATAATCCTAGAAGCCATTCAGCGAAACTAAGAAGCTTTAGGTTTAAGGATAGAAATAATGCATGAAAAACAGAGAAAAAGAGTTCCAAATGGTATTACATTTGGTATGTTTGGCACCATTTTGATGACAATGATAATTGTATTAGTGCTTACGCTACTAAAGATATACCTGAGTAATCAAATCTATTATGAAAGCAAAAAAGTCAACAAGATATATCGTCAGGTAGAGGCACTTAAAGCAGAAAAGGAAATACTGCAACAGAATGTAGAAGCCTTAAAGTTCAAAAATCGTGTCACCGATACAATTTTTGTTATTGAAGAGTAGGTAGGTATTATGAAAGGATTTATTAAGTTTGCTATTGATAGACCTATGCTTAACCATACACTTATGGTCTTTATGCTTCTGTTGGCTGTTTTTGCCTATCGAAATATTGCCAAAGAGATATTTCCCGCCTCTACACTCGATGAGATTTCAATTACTGGAGGTTATGTTGGTGCTAGTGCTGATGTGTTAGATAAAATGGTTGTAAAGCAGATAGAGGATAAACTTAAAAGTCTCTCTGAGATTGATACTATCTATACAACCATTCAAAATGGTCTATTTTCTATTAGGGCTGACATTGGGCCAAACAATAATAAGCAATTGGTACTTTCAAGTGTAAAGGATATTATTGCCAATACAAGACATGATTTTCCTTCTGATATGGTTGAGCCTGTGGCAAGGATTGTGATACACGACTATCCATTATTGCTTGTTGCCATATCTGGCGATGTGTCTAAAAAAAGATTGCTCGATGTGGCAGATGACCTTAAAGGAGAATTGGCACTCATTAAAGAGCTTAGTGGCATTATTGTTCGAGGAGATGCCAATAATGAAGTACTTATTACCTTTGATCAAGAAAAACTTGATGCCTATGAGTTAAGCAATCAAGCTGCTTATGAAGCTATTAGTCAAATTTCATCTATTGTACCGGCTGGGAAAATAGATGAGACAGGAAACCACCTATATCTCTCTACAATTAATGGTGAAAAGACAGCAAAAGCAATTGGAGATACACTTATTGGTATTAATGGGAAACATATTAGATTAAAAGATATTGCCACCGTAAAGGTAGGACTGGGTGACCCTGTACAAATTTCTCATTTTAATGGAAAGCCAAATATCTCTTTGAATCTCCAAAAAACCAAAGAGGGAAATGCAATTACTTTGAGTAAAGAGATAAAAAAGATACTTAGACGATATAAAAAAGTATACCCAGACATCTCTTTTTCTACCTACACTGACACCTCGGTATGGATTAAGAATCGTCTCAATCTTATCTCCTCTAATATTCTTTTTGGACTTATTTTAGTCTTCTTGGCACTTTTTCTTTCAGTTAATATTCGTATTGCATGGGTGGTTGCTATTGGTATTCCTACTTCATTTTTTATTGCACTCATTGCGGCAAATATGATTGGTTATTCACTCAATATGTTGACATTACTTGGGGCACTGATTGCGTTAGGCATGTTGGTAGATGAGGCAATTGTTGTTGCAGAGAATATCTATCGTCATCTTGAGATGGGAAAAAGTCCCAAAGAGGCAGCAATAGATGGAGCAACAGAGATGTTTCCTGCAGTACTAACTGCAACACTCACGACAGTCTTTGCTTTTTTGCCACTACTCATTATGAGTGGAAAAATGGGTATGTTTATGCAGGTACTGCCAGTGATGATCTCTATTTTATTATTAAGTTCACTCTTTGAAGCATTCTATTTCCTGCCACTGCATGCCAAAGAGTTTTTTAATATTGGAAATATGAATAATCTTAATAAAAAGAAAGGTTTTTGGAAACAGTTTGTTGATGGCTATAAAGCACTTCTTGCACGGTTGCTATATACCAAATGGAAGTCACTATTTTTATTGGTACTTTTTATTGTATTTGCTACTATTGGAATCGTAAAGGTCACTAGGTTTCAGCTCTTTCCTGAGTTTGATGCACAGCAGGTTTATATTAGTGGAAAGATAAATATTAATCATAATCTTTATGAGACAGAAGCTTATATTGTTCGTATAGAGAAGAAACTTCTCAAAATACTAAATAAAAATGATGTTGATTCTATAACATCCGTTATTGGTTTTAAATTTAACCCAGACTCCAGTTTTGAAACTGGGGACAATCTTTTTCAGATATTTGTTAACCTGCATGAAAAGACACCAGAGAGCTTTTTTGGTAAATATATCAACCCTCTACTTTCTTTAGAGTATGATGATAGCGATATGATTCGAAAGCGCAAAGCACAGGAGATTGCAAAAGAGATTCAAAAAGAGGTCATAGATCCACTTAAAAAGAGAATAGTTGATGGAAAACTACTTTATGAGGAGTTTAATGTCTATGTCCAACAAGCAGGAATTGTTAGTCATGATATTGAGATAGGCTTCAGTGCAGACAGCTCTAAAAAAATGCTTGATGCGCTCCATACTGTAGAACAAAACCTTTCTAGCATGGATGGTGTAGAAGATGTCTTCACCAATGCCAACGAAGGAGAGCGTGAGTTAAAATTGAGAGTAAATGTGTATGGACAACAACTTGGTTTTACGGAGACCTATGTTGTCAATACGCTTCGTGGTGCTTTTTTAAAAAAGAAACAAGCTAAGATGTTTAATAGTGAAGGCTTGATGCATATCAAGATAGAAGATGTTTCTAAAAAGAGTAGTAAGGATATAGCAAATTTTAGACTAACGACTCCAGACAAGAAACAGGCAGTACGACTTGGTGATATTTGTGATTTTTACTACCAAAAGAGTTTTGTTAAAATATTTAAAGAAGATGGAGACAAAGTACGATCTCTCTTTGCCCATATCAATAAGCAGATAGCCACACCTACAGAGATCATGATGAAACTCTCCTCTGTCCTTAAAAAAGTGGAGAAAAATGGTGTTAAGGTGATTATCAAAGGAGAAGAGAAAGAGAATAAAAAACTACAAAAAGAGATGATACAAGCAGCAATGATCGCCACTTTTCTCATTTTTATCATACTGGTGTGGATGTTTGACTCTTTGGTTTTTCCCTTGCTTATTCTCTCTACAATTCCACTTTCAATTCTAGGAGCACTCACAGGAACAAAACTGATGGGAATTCATATGACGCTTCCTGGGGTAATGGGTATTATTGGTTTGGCGGGTGTGGTAGTAAATGATGGATTGATTATGCTCGATTTTATTAAAAATAGTAGAGATTATGACACATTGGTGCAAAAAGCTGGTATGCGGTTACGTCCGATTATTCTGACTTCTGTGACAACCGTTTTGGGACTCTCTTCATTGATTTTCTTTGCCAGTGGTCAAGCACTTATTCTTCAACCAATGGCAATCTCTCTTGGTTTTGGTGTTGCATGGGGGACAGTACTCAATCTTTTCTATGTACCGTTGATGTATGCTGTTATCTATAAGGTTTCGGCAAAGAGTACAATGGAACGTTAGCGAATTTTAGTTATAATTATCTGCTTAAATATTACCACAAAAGGGTATAGATGCTCAATGCTGTTGAGAGAAAGATTAGTCAGTTTATTATAGAGCTTGATGATAAAGAGGTTACAGCGCTTTATATGAGCCTTCCTCATGGAAAACGTCTGCGTGCCAAGCTTATTTTAAACATAGCAGGTGGTTCACTGTCTGTCATTAAAACAGCTGCAGTAGTAGAGATGATTCATGCGGCAAGCTTGTTGCATGATGATGTAATCGATAATGCCAATATGCGTCGTGCCAAACCTTCACTCAATGCTATTTATGGCAACAAAACAGCCATTATGTTTGGTGATATTCTCTACTCTAAGGGTTTTTTTGAACTCAATAACATTTCACCTAAAATAGCAAAACTCATCTCCAATGCTGTTACGCAGTTGAGTCTTGGAGAGCTTAAAGATGTTTCACTTTCAAAAACATTTAATACCAATAAAGATATCTATTTTGAAATGATCTACCAGAAGACAGCCTCACTCATAGAGGCAAGTGCAGGAGCAGCTGCAGTGTTGGCAGGTAAACCTGAAGAGCCTTTTATGACCTATGGTCGTAATCTTGGTTTGGCATTTCAAATGATCGATGATCTACTTGATATTACACAAGATAGCACCATACTTGGCAAACCGGCACTACATGATTTTGTGGAAGGGAAGACAACACTGCCCTATATTTACCTGTATGAAGTACTCGATGAAGCAGGAAAAGAGAAGCTCCAGAAGATGCATGCACGATCGCTGAAGAAAGAAGAGCTTGACTGGCTAAAAAGAGAGTTTGAGACCCATCAAATACTCTCTAGATGCTACACACAGGCAAAAACACTTATTGATGAAGCGGTCGAGTCAATGTATCAATTGGGAGAAGATACACTTTGTAAGATTGCAATAGAAATGATAGACAGGGAGTTTTAGTGTACTATCAGGCAGTCAGTTTTTCACACAAAAATTGTGATTTTGCAATGCGAGAACATCTTACCTTCTCCAATAATGAGGAGATGCAAATTTTTCTTGAGCATCTTACACAATTTGAATTTATCCATGAAGCATTTGTAATTTCTACCTGCAATCGTGTGGAAGTGGTACTTGCTACCCGTGATAATTTTGCCAGCTTTCATTCAGTTTTGGGTCTAATGGCACAAAAAAGTCAGTTAAATTTTTATGATCTAAAGCGTACTGTGAAGCGTTATGATGACGAAGAGGCAATAGAGCATATTTTTTCAGTAGTCTCTTCTCTTGATTCATTGGTAATAGGAGAGTCTCAGATTACCGGACAGGTCAAGGATGCATTTAAATTTTCCTTTCAAAATGGTACAGCGGGTCGAAAACTCAATCGTGTTGTCTCCTATGCAGTCAAATGTGCTGCCAAAGTGCGTAATGTTACCAATATTTCTCAAAACCCTATCTCTATTGCCTCTGTTGCTGTTGCACAGGCACATAAAATACTCAATGATAATATACAGGGCATGAAGGGCATCGTGGTAGGTGCTGGTGAAATGGGCATACTTGCTACTAGACATTTGCTAAGGGTTGGATGTGATGTTGTGCTTATTGGTCGCAACATTGAAAAGGTGAAAAGGGTAGCAGAGTCACTTGGAGAGAATGTGAAGGCAGATACAATGGAAAACCTTCCAAAGTATATCAATCGATACCGCCTTCTCTTCTCTGCCACCTCTTCTCTTGAACCAGTTATTACACAAGAGCTTATAGAGAATGAAACACTGTCTAGGCACTGGTTTGATATGGCGATCCCTAGAGATATTGCCGACATAGACCTTCCAAAATTACAACTTTTCCGCATAGATGATCTACGTTCAATTTCTGATGAGAACCATGCTATGCGTCAGGAGCAAGCAATACGGGCACAGGAGATTGTACAAAAATATACAGATGAATTTTATACATGGCTAAGAGCCCTCTCCGTTGAGCCAGTTATTAAACAAATGAGGGAGCATGTCTCTGTTGCTATTGAAAAGGAGATACAGCGGGCACTGAAAAAAGGTTTTATTCCCAAAGAGTATGAAGTCAATATGCGCAAGATGGCACAGCAGATGTTTAATAGATTTCTACATGATCCAACCCAGAATTTACGCAAGTCATCAACTGAGAAGAAGAGTGCCAATTGCATAGAAGAGATTAAGAAGATATTCAATATTGATACTGAGCATATTGATTTTAAACAGTATAAAAATGACCACCATGCTAAAGGATACGACACGTGAGATTTTCCAAATTATTAATATCTACCACCAAAGAGACTCCCAGTGATGCAATACTTTCAAGCCATATTTTTCTTATTCGTGCAGGCTTTATTCAATCAGTTGGCGGTAGTGGGCTCTACAACTTTTTACCACTAGGCAAACGTGTACTTGACAAGGTACGCAATATTGTTAAAGAAGAGCTTGATAGGGCAGGTTGCCAAGAAGTAGGTCTTTCGTTTGTTACCCCTGCACAATTATGGCAGGAAAGTGGACGTTTTGAGAAGTATGGCAAGGAACTATTGCGCTTTAAAGACAGAAAAGAGAATCACTTTGTACTAGGACCAACCCATGAGGAGATGATGGTCAACTTGGTACGTCAAAGTGTCAAAAGCTATAAGCAACTGCCACTCAATCTCTACCAAATAAACCTCAAATTTCGTGATGAAATACGTCCTCGTTTTGGGTTAATGCGTGGCCGTGAGTTTCTTATGAAGGATGGTTATAGTTTTCATGATTCGCAAAAAGATATGAAGCGAGAGTTTGACTTGATGGAAGAGACCTACAAAAAGATATTTGACCGTCTAGGGTTAACATTTCGTGTGGTTGAAGCCGACTCAGGTGCTATTGGCGGTAGTGGCTCTAAAGAGTTCATGGTACTTGCAGATAGCGGAGAGGATACTATTGTTATTTGTAATAGTTGTGATTATGGTGCAAATATTGAAGCAGCAGTATGCAAAAAGCAAGTGTGTGAGGCACCTATACCGACACTGGAAAATGAAAAGGTTCATACTCCCGATACAACAACCATAGAGGCTTTGGCAGATTTTTTTAAGGTATCTTCTTATTATTTGGTCAAAACAGTTGCCATGAGAGCAATGTATAATGAAGGTAAAAGTAAAATAGTTCTCTTTGCACTCAGAGGTTCTGATGAGTTACAGGAGGTAAAAGCCTGCAACGCTGTTGATGCAAATAATCTGGTTGACGTAAATGAAGAGGAGTTAACAGAAGTAGGGTTGGTTGCTGGCTATATGAGTCCTCTTAATGTATCAAAAGATGTACACGTGGTGCTTGATGAGAGACTTAAGGGTGCGATGAATATGATTTGTGGTGCCAATGAGAGAGGGTATCATTTAACGGGGGTGTCATTTGAGGGTATTGAAGCAAATTTTTCCGATCTTGTTGCTGTGCAAGAGGATGATACCTGTGTTAAGTGTGATGGTAAACTACGTTACAGCAAAGGAATTGAAGTAGGACATATTTTTCAACTTGGCACTCGCTATTCTGAACCACTTGGATGTACTTTTCTCAATGAGCATGGCAAGGTGAAACCGATGGAGATGGGTACCTATGGGATTGGTGTGAGTCGGCTTTTAGCTGCCATTATTGAACAGCATCATGATGAAAAAGGGTGCATCTGGACAGAGGCATCTGCACCGTTTCATTTACATATTATTGTTTCAAACATTAAAGACGAAACACAGTTGGCATTGGGCGAGAAACTCTATGAGGCAATGCAAGCAAAGGGTGTTGAGGTACTTTTTGATGACAGAAAAGATCGTTTTGGTGTAAAAATGAAAGACTATGAGCTTATTGGGATTCCTAATGCTGTGGTTATTGGAAAAAAACTTTCTGATGGTTTTGTAGAGTTTATCACCCGTGATGGATTGGTCAAAGAAGAGATTGTGGCTGATGAGATTGTGACTACAATAGAAGAGAAGTTATGCTCTTAGTTGTATTGATTCCCTATCTCTTTTTAGAGATTTATATTTCCTTAGATATGCTTGAGAAAATTGGCGCATTTTGGGCAACCATTTGGACAATTGCAACCATCATGATTGGTTCGGGACTTTTAAAGAATTCTCCTTATGCAATTATGGGCAATATGTACTCTTTGCAAATGGGGAAGCTTGACTTTCAAAAGTTTCAAAATACGACCACATTTTATTTTTTTGGGGCGATTTTACTGATTATTCCTGGGGTATTTAGTGATTTTTTAGGCATTATTGCACTACTTTATATAGTTTATTTACAATTTATTGCTACAATTACTCCCGAGAAATCAAATATATACCAAAATCAAAAAGGAGATGATGATGTCATTGATGTCGAAATTGTTAACGAGTACACTAATAGCCACGATTGCATTAAACGCAAGTAGTGCAATTCCAAGTAATAAAACACTTGTTGAATATGTGAAGAGAAATATAGTGAAAAATCCAGATGTAAATGTAAGTGGTGTTAAGGTTCTTGAGACTGTCACTAGAAAAGGTCTTCCAGGGTGGACTGTTTTGTTAACAACAATAAATCTATCTTACAAGAAGAAGAAAATAGATATTCCTGAGCCCATGTTTATAAAAAATGGGCTCATTACGGGAAGTCTATTTAGACTAAAAGATGGCTATAGCTATCGTGACAATATTAAGCCGCATGTACAAGACGATATGTATAATGATGCTCATTTGCTTTTTGGAAACAAAAATGCAAAACATAAACTTGTTGTCTTTTCTGACCCTATGTGTCCATTCTGTCGAAAGATTGTACCCGATATTATAAAGGCAGCAAAGAAGCATCCTAATAGAATTGCACTCTACTACTACCATATGCCTCTATTGCAACTTCATCCTGTTTCAGGTGCATTGACAGCAATTATGCATGAAGCACAAAAAGAGGGCAAAACAGATGTAGTTGAAAAAATGTATACAATTGGAATTGATGCTAAGGAAACTGATCTGAAAAAGATTATTGCTGCTGTTAAAAAACATACTGGTTATGAGATTACAGAAGAAAAACTAAAAAGTAAAGAGCTTTTTGAGGCAATGAAAACAGATATGGATGTATCCATGAAAATGATGGTTGGTGGTACGCCAGCTATCTATGTTGATGGTGAATGGGATAGAGAGAAAGATAAGTACAAGAGACTCATTAAGTGAGTTTCTTGCTACCAAGATTTATTTTTTTCTGTTTTATATGAGGGTAGGTTCGTGCCTACCGTATAAAATAGGTAGATTATCTATTGTGCCCAAAGGCAATATCTTATTGAATAGAGAAAAGTGAATTAAAAAGGAAATGGTGTGGAGAAGCTGGTCATAGCAACAAGAGAGAGTGCATTGGCGCTTTGGCAAGCATACCATATTAAACAAAGAGTAGAAAAAGCATTTCCAAAAGTGAAGGTGATACTTAACAAGATGACCTCCAAAGGAGATCAGATCCTTGACAAACCACTGGCACTGATTGGTGGGAAAGGGCACTTTACCAAAGAGCTTGAAGATGCGATGCTCTTAGGTGAGGCAGATATGGCGGTACATTCTCTCAAAGATGTACCAACCTACATTCCTGAAGGTTTAGCGTTGTGTGCAATTACACAACGTCAAGATCAGAGTGACGTACTGCTGTCACATATCTATGCTTCTTTGGATGACCTTCCTCAGGGTGCCACAGTGGGAACAACTAGCCTTAGGAGACGCATGCAGCTTCTGGAGCATCGTCCCGACCTTAAAGTTAAAGAGCTTAGAGGCAATGTCAATACACGTCTTCGTAAACTTAAAGAGGGGCAGTATGATGCAATCATCCTTGCCTATATTGGGCTACACAGACTTGATTTACTCAAAGATATTCCCCATGTACAAAAGCTAGACTTTTTTATTCCTCCCATGGGGCAGGCAGCACTAGGCATAGAGATTGTAGCAAACAATGATAGGGTTAGAGAGATTGCTATGTCTCTTAATGATGAAGATACTTTTAGAGCTACGAAGATAGAGAGAGATTTTGTTGCTGCCATTGGGGCAGGGTGTTCTGCGCCTGTAGCCGTGAATGCTAAAATCAATGATGAAAATGTTACTGTCAAGGCAATGCTTGGCTACCCAGACGGTACACATATTATACATAAAGAGTTGAATGCAAAGGTGAATGCGTGTGAGACACTAGGCAAGGAGCTTGCGACTATGATGATAGAGGAGGGTGCGCTCAATATCCTCGAAAAAGCAGAGTCTATTGCCTTTAAAGATGAGATGCCGGAGAGGCTATAGAGGTTACTCTTCTATGGTATCTATTTGGTATCTTGCGTGTAGCTTTAGGGTTGCCGTCTATGGTTGTGCTATTTTGTAGTGTATTTTGTCCTCTATTTGGCTACCACTAAACCAAAGGAGAGCAAAATGAAACAACCATCATTTACCGTACATTTCAATATATTATTGGTGCTGTAAAGGTACAACACCCTACACAAAAAGAAAGAAAATGAAAAAGATAAAACAAATTATAAAGAACATAGAAAAAGAGACAAAAGCCATAGGCTTTGACCAAATATCAGACAATAAAGTAGGAGAGTTATTGGCTACGT is a window from the Sulfurovum sp. genome containing:
- a CDS encoding efflux RND transporter permease subunit — protein: MKGFIKFAIDRPMLNHTLMVFMLLLAVFAYRNIAKEIFPASTLDEISITGGYVGASADVLDKMVVKQIEDKLKSLSEIDTIYTTIQNGLFSIRADIGPNNNKQLVLSSVKDIIANTRHDFPSDMVEPVARIVIHDYPLLLVAISGDVSKKRLLDVADDLKGELALIKELSGIIVRGDANNEVLITFDQEKLDAYELSNQAAYEAISQISSIVPAGKIDETGNHLYLSTINGEKTAKAIGDTLIGINGKHIRLKDIATVKVGLGDPVQISHFNGKPNISLNLQKTKEGNAITLSKEIKKILRRYKKVYPDISFSTYTDTSVWIKNRLNLISSNILFGLILVFLALFLSVNIRIAWVVAIGIPTSFFIALIAANMIGYSLNMLTLLGALIALGMLVDEAIVVAENIYRHLEMGKSPKEAAIDGATEMFPAVLTATLTTVFAFLPLLIMSGKMGMFMQVLPVMISILLLSSLFEAFYFLPLHAKEFFNIGNMNNLNKKKGFWKQFVDGYKALLARLLYTKWKSLFLLVLFIVFATIGIVKVTRFQLFPEFDAQQVYISGKININHNLYETEAYIVRIEKKLLKILNKNDVDSITSVIGFKFNPDSSFETGDNLFQIFVNLHEKTPESFFGKYINPLLSLEYDDSDMIRKRKAQEIAKEIQKEVIDPLKKRIVDGKLLYEEFNVYVQQAGIVSHDIEIGFSADSSKKMLDALHTVEQNLSSMDGVEDVFTNANEGERELKLRVNVYGQQLGFTETYVVNTLRGAFLKKKQAKMFNSEGLMHIKIEDVSKKSSKDIANFRLTTPDKKQAVRLGDICDFYYQKSFVKIFKEDGDKVRSLFAHINKQIATPTEIMMKLSSVLKKVEKNGVKVIIKGEEKENKKLQKEMIQAAMIATFLIFIILVWMFDSLVFPLLILSTIPLSILGALTGTKLMGIHMTLPGVMGIIGLAGVVVNDGLIMLDFIKNSRDYDTLVQKAGMRLRPIILTSVTTVLGLSSLIFFASGQALILQPMAISLGFGVAWGTVLNLFYVPLMYAVIYKVSAKSTMER
- the hemC gene encoding hydroxymethylbilane synthase, translating into MEKLVIATRESALALWQAYHIKQRVEKAFPKVKVILNKMTSKGDQILDKPLALIGGKGHFTKELEDAMLLGEADMAVHSLKDVPTYIPEGLALCAITQRQDQSDVLLSHIYASLDDLPQGATVGTTSLRRRMQLLEHRPDLKVKELRGNVNTRLRKLKEGQYDAIILAYIGLHRLDLLKDIPHVQKLDFFIPPMGQAALGIEIVANNDRVREIAMSLNDEDTFRATKIERDFVAAIGAGCSAPVAVNAKINDENVTVKAMLGYPDGTHIIHKELNAKVNACETLGKELATMMIEEGALNILEKAESIAFKDEMPERL
- a CDS encoding FxsA family protein; its protein translation is MLLVVLIPYLFLEIYISLDMLEKIGAFWATIWTIATIMIGSGLLKNSPYAIMGNMYSLQMGKLDFQKFQNTTTFYFFGAILLIIPGVFSDFLGIIALLYIVYLQFIATITPEKSNIYQNQKGDDDVIDVEIVNEYTNSHDCIKRK
- a CDS encoding proline--tRNA ligase, producing MRFSKLLISTTKETPSDAILSSHIFLIRAGFIQSVGGSGLYNFLPLGKRVLDKVRNIVKEELDRAGCQEVGLSFVTPAQLWQESGRFEKYGKELLRFKDRKENHFVLGPTHEEMMVNLVRQSVKSYKQLPLNLYQINLKFRDEIRPRFGLMRGREFLMKDGYSFHDSQKDMKREFDLMEETYKKIFDRLGLTFRVVEADSGAIGGSGSKEFMVLADSGEDTIVICNSCDYGANIEAAVCKKQVCEAPIPTLENEKVHTPDTTTIEALADFFKVSSYYLVKTVAMRAMYNEGKSKIVLFALRGSDELQEVKACNAVDANNLVDVNEEELTEVGLVAGYMSPLNVSKDVHVVLDERLKGAMNMICGANERGYHLTGVSFEGIEANFSDLVAVQEDDTCVKCDGKLRYSKGIEVGHIFQLGTRYSEPLGCTFLNEHGKVKPMEMGTYGIGVSRLLAAIIEQHHDEKGCIWTEASAPFHLHIIVSNIKDETQLALGEKLYEAMQAKGVEVLFDDRKDRFGVKMKDYELIGIPNAVVIGKKLSDGFVEFITRDGLVKEEIVADEIVTTIEEKLCS
- a CDS encoding thioredoxin domain-containing protein; translation: MKNPDVNVSGVKVLETVTRKGLPGWTVLLTTINLSYKKKKIDIPEPMFIKNGLITGSLFRLKDGYSYRDNIKPHVQDDMYNDAHLLFGNKNAKHKLVVFSDPMCPFCRKIVPDIIKAAKKHPNRIALYYYHMPLLQLHPVSGALTAIMHEAQKEGKTDVVEKMYTIGIDAKETDLKKIIAAVKKHTGYEITEEKLKSKELFEAMKTDMDVSMKMMVGGTPAIYVDGEWDREKDKYKRLIK
- a CDS encoding polyprenyl synthetase family protein; its protein translation is MLNAVERKISQFIIELDDKEVTALYMSLPHGKRLRAKLILNIAGGSLSVIKTAAVVEMIHAASLLHDDVIDNANMRRAKPSLNAIYGNKTAIMFGDILYSKGFFELNNISPKIAKLISNAVTQLSLGELKDVSLSKTFNTNKDIYFEMIYQKTASLIEASAGAAAVLAGKPEEPFMTYGRNLGLAFQMIDDLLDITQDSTILGKPALHDFVEGKTTLPYIYLYEVLDEAGKEKLQKMHARSLKKEELDWLKREFETHQILSRCYTQAKTLIDEAVESMYQLGEDTLCKIAIEMIDREF
- the hemA gene encoding glutamyl-tRNA reductase, which encodes MYYQAVSFSHKNCDFAMREHLTFSNNEEMQIFLEHLTQFEFIHEAFVISTCNRVEVVLATRDNFASFHSVLGLMAQKSQLNFYDLKRTVKRYDDEEAIEHIFSVVSSLDSLVIGESQITGQVKDAFKFSFQNGTAGRKLNRVVSYAVKCAAKVRNVTNISQNPISIASVAVAQAHKILNDNIQGMKGIVVGAGEMGILATRHLLRVGCDVVLIGRNIEKVKRVAESLGENVKADTMENLPKYINRYRLLFSATSSLEPVITQELIENETLSRHWFDMAIPRDIADIDLPKLQLFRIDDLRSISDENHAMRQEQAIRAQEIVQKYTDEFYTWLRALSVEPVIKQMREHVSVAIEKEIQRALKKGFIPKEYEVNMRKMAQQMFNRFLHDPTQNLRKSSTEKKSANCIEEIKKIFNIDTEHIDFKQYKNDHHAKGYDT